The Labrus mixtus chromosome 14, fLabMix1.1, whole genome shotgun sequence nucleotide sequence atgtgttaAAGTCAGAACATTTGGTAAGCTGTAGAcctaaaatgaaagaaagaaaaacatcgaCCTGCTAGAATAATACAGTATTGAATGAGCGGTTTCATGTCCAATTCAACTCTGCTCAAAAGTCTGAAAAGATTCCTGACTTCAACACACATGATCAGCTCTGCCCTCCACATGACTGATAATGGAAAGGCCTTGCACAAGAAGAATTACCCAACATGTCTGTCAACTTGCAAGTAAACTGTAGTCACTCTCTGTCTTTCCAACAAATGCAAATATGCCTTACCTCTCATTTATCCACAAACCAGGTTACACCCTCACAAAAAATACTGATGGCCAATGAAGGGACGTCTGAAGGCAGAACCTCCTAGGGAAGAAAAGCTAATAGCGTGCTATATCATACAATGAACTCCAAAGGGGTCAAATGCTAAAGGGTTCAGAAAAACATCGCTAGTCAGTGAACCACATGATCAAGGGTCAAAAAGGCTGGCGACTCACTTTTCCATCTACTGTCTGGTGTCTACAGTCGCTTTGAAAACTCAATACCTTCTTTTATTATCTGATCAGCCAAAGCCTGTGGTTGGATGTCTGCCACACTGGCTGATGAAACAGCCAAACTTCCCGATTGTAGCCAACATTTTTGCCAACATTCTGGCTGGTGTAGATTTCCCACACTGACTGAAGGATAGCACATACAACAACATAGATTACATGGTAAGAAGAACACACCCAGGGCACACGCTCTGCTTCAAAACAAATATCAACACAGGGATGTAGGCCAGACTATGTGGACTATTTTCTCATATCCGCCTCAGTATCTTATGTGGACTTTGGCTTTTGCTTCAGGATGAATAAACCAAACATTCGTAGACAGGTGAACAAGAAATAAGTGTAAGTTTGGTTACTGCAGGATGCATACATCACTAGTGAGTGTAGGAAAGTACCCAGACCTAGTTGAGAAAAAGTGCAATATTTCTGATGTCTGATAAGACAGTTTATAGTATTTATTTAGTGTACTATGATTCTTTACCAGGAGCTCAGAAATTACATACTTTCATTGGGTGTCATAGTTCCTTATCATGATTATGTTTTAGTCACGTTCACAGTGTGAACTAATCATATTGTTTCAGGAGAATAGGGATTCATTTTGTGGCTGTGATGGACTTTGTTATTGCGGACACGAGGAATGGACGGTGCTCTGCTGTTGCTAAGCGTTAGCCTGGAGAGTTGCAGACGGTTATTAATCATCAGATTCgtgcttcctcctctctctcaacAACTGGCCAGCTGACCAGAGAAGTACTCATCCCTGACAGattgcaacacacacacacacacacacacacacacacacacacacacacacacacacacacacacacacacacacacacacacacacacacacacacacacacacacacacacacacacacacacacacacacacacacacacacacacacacacacacacacacacacacacacacacacacacacacacacacacacacacacacacacacacacacacacacacacacacacacacacacacacacacacacacacacacacacacacacacacacacacacacacacacacacacacacacacacacacacacacacacacacactcacaagcgcgcacacacacacacggttgtCACATCCAgggacaaacacaaatacacacacagatttgcTGCAAGCAAGACACACACAATTTACTGTGTAGTCCATGTCTGTGTATCTGTTAGCTTGCCCACGCTAACCCAAGGCCATAGGTATAAAGATAGCAGACAGGGCTTGACACACTCCAGTATTTGCGGGCAAGGTGAAATGCAGCCTAGTGCACCTGGaagacaaaaatacaacaactaTACATTTATGTGGTTAGAGCTAAAAGATTAAACACACCCCTTTTCACTGTGATTGTCGATTGCCAgcattattgatttatttgcatTAAGCATCATGGGCTCTACCCAGCCTCATTGCTCTTTCAACAATTAGTTTAGAGCTGACCTACATGAACCAAACTTTGCTAGAAATGAACTcataataaacatgaaaaactcACTTTAAAAGTAGGCAGCATGTGCGCACGCGAGACGGTAGACAAAACCAAAATTTCAGCCAAAATCAAAGTACATTAgatgtgtggggaaaaaaatctatataCTGCTATTCATTCATAGTCATCTGGGGTCAGATTAAAGAAGATAGTAACCTGTTAAGTCTGACATCACCTGCACCCTGACCGAAGATCACTGTCAATACCCAGTAGAACATTCAGAGAAATGAGTTCAGTTTAGAAGGTCTGAGATTGATTTTATTGAAGGCCAGGCTGTGCACAGCTTGCTTATATTTTACATATCTCCAGTCAATACGGCTCAGCCATAGCACAAGATTGATAAATAGTGTTATAGGGCATTTAAATAACCTAAAAAGCATTCACAAAATCAACCCCTTAGAGGTTTTATCTTGTAAATAGtagttatgttaaaaaaaagatctgaaatAGAAAAACTGTCCAATATTTCTTGCAACATGTGCATCAAAGTCTAAATAGGCTATAATCGTATGCACCACAAAGCAGATAGGGCAGCCTccatcagattctgatgatgtGTAGTGAAGTAAAGAATGATTAAATACAGCATGTGTGCTGTGAGtgattaattcaaacattaatCTTCCATGTCAAATTGTCGTTGGGGACGGTGAAGGATTCCGGAAAGCAACAAAGGTaaggaacacaaacatgtatgcACTATGAACTTTCAGGTTTTTACAGGGTAGAGATCATTTTCTTATGCACCTTGCTATAAATGGTGGGAAATTTGCAGTTTTTGCCCGTATTTGATTTGTGCTTCTAATCACATGCTTGAGACAACAGGGAGAGAGGAAGCCCAAagcagagaggggaagagggaaATGGCAGATGAAAGAAAAGGGGATGATGAAGAGAGGGAAAGCAAGTAGTGAGGTAAGGCAGAGTcaaaggagaagaaaggaggGCAGGAAAGGGAAGCAGGTTGAGCTTTTGATGCTTGCGATTATGTTTCTTCCTGGTCAATGTATTTCAAAGGCTTGCTATGACATTAAATACCCCATACTGTCAAAAACAACTTATTACCAAGAGTTGGCTGaatgaagtttgtgtgtgtatgtgtgaatttGGGGTGTAACAGGACTGACAGAGCTAGGGGGTTCCGGCAGTATTTGTACTGCTTCAGGATTAGACCTTTATTGTAAGCAATGAACTGGGCTAAATACAATATGACACCTCCACATAGACTCTGCTTTGTCTTCTTCCTTTGTTAAGACAGGAGACATAGGCCAGGGACTAATTAGGGCTCATGCACATACATGGGTATGTgcacatgcacatacatgcacacacatgcacacacatgcacacaagtgCTCTTTCAGAGCTTCTGTCAAGGGTGTGAGAAGGGCACAATGAGGCTGTATGAGCAGCAGAATTTTGCGCTTGCCAGCACTGCTCAGTCCCCTCATTAGTCTAAAAAACAATTCTCTCATTTAACACCAAAGTCACAAGGACCATGGGTAATTGCTGAAACCACAGGCTTATTGGCTAGGAGCTCACTGCCTTGACAAAAGACACTCACTGCATGCTTTCTTCTAAGTTTTCCAACTTACAGCTGAACAGAGGCAGAAGACTAACTTTAATAACACACCTTCATATAACAGCACTTGAAAGGCTGCAGTGTTTGTAAGCTACACAAACAGTGAGGGGTTAGTCGTAACCAACAGTTACCCAAGTAGCTTACGGAGACAATATCCTGTCCTGGCTCGCTTGCCTTCAGGCCCTGCAGGCTGCTGGCCAAATTTACCAATCCGAATCAGCCCAGTACACCTGACACAGCAGCAGGTGAGGAACGTCGAAATGAGGAAAAACATTTGCATGGGTTTTCTCAAGCTGCTCCCATTTCAtctcacagtccaaagacatgaaAATTGAGTTTACTGGTAGATTTATATATGGTGTatgtatattattatatatgtaGGTGTAAATGAGAGCATGACTAGTTCTTTTTCCCACCTAATGCCCCCCTCTGACCAATTTCAAGATGGGATTGACTAGATCCTGCCAAAACTCCTCAGAGAAAAGCTGGTATAGCTCTCAGATGGGTTGATGTGGGGACAAAAGTAGAGTGAAGGAAAATTACAGCTTTCTGGGTTTAAAAAGTACAGATTTGGGGTTTTAGGTTAGTTTGCTGACCACAGTATTAGCAGTTAATAGCAGTGTGCCTGGCCTGAGGCCCATCCCaaaatactgctgctgctggatgctCCATTTGGAGCAGACCCCCATGGTTCGGCCGAATGTGATCCGCAGAAATGCAACTTTTCTCATTTTCACCTCACCGTGTCTGTGCCATACTGGTATCAGCTTGTGGTTACAGGTAACAGCAATCAGAAATGTATCTGTAGCTGCAAACTAACCAAGAACTTCCACTAGATACTAGTGCATTGCGTGTCATGTGAAGTCACTGTTCAGCTTTTTTTAGGGTGGTCATTAGCATACATTAATCAATctagacctaaaaaaaaatctatttaatgGTCTATACTATAGTTACATTATCAGTCACACTCACatatgaacacatcacacaccCGGGCTAAGGCCATTCGGTGCCAATCCTCCATTTGCCTTTGCAGTATCGAGAGGGAAGCAGGACATTCCACTTCAGCTGATTAAACCACATAGAAGAGAACCATACTGCAGCTACATTTATGCCATCTAAAGCTTAATATTGAAGTCAGTCAGCTCGCAGTTCAAAGAGAGAGTCTATAATTTAGTgttgctcaggaagtgatcaaTTTTTATTCACGGTAAGTAAGCTGCTTGGAAAAGTTGATTTTGCCATGTTACAATTCCACAATAAAAAGGATGAGGATTAGACCCTAGTGATTAAGAACTGGCCTGATTTGAACCTGACCCCATGAccacaaacaataataatgttgtTAGCTAATTTTAAACAGCTGTCCAGAGGTAAGCTTCACTGCTTATACAGCAAAAACACCCAAAGACATGTCCAGACTTGTCAGAACAACATACAGTTTGGCAAGTTTCACACTGTGACTCAGTAATTACATGTGAAGATAAGAAAACAACctcaaaagttattttaagcatcaccttttaaattttaatttgatttaatctgAATGCCTGGAGGAAGTTAATACATTAGTAAACAAAACATCTTGGGCTTGCCCCATGGACGGGCATGGTGGTCTCTAAACCCAATTACTAATGCTGTTCACCTTTTGACAGACAGCTGAAATAACTAACGCAGCATTACGACAAATTGTAAGACTTTCCATCCAAGATTCTATAATTGCTGGTGGCAACCAAGTAAGATACATAGAATTGACCATAAATTAATCTTTGAACCTTGTCCGAATTAAGAAGACAGAGGATATGTACTGTACAGGTTTTAAAGAAACCTTTCATCCGGCCAAACAGGGCCAATAGCAACCTTTCTCTTTTTAACCCCCACCTCCTTGGAACAGCCGAAACAATCAATCACGAGACAGATCAATACAATGAATTTATCTCTGTGCTCCCTTTACCTTTGTCAATCAATCCTCTCAGCTGTTTTATACATGTGATAACACAATTATTTGAGTCATCTTTATCTTGAGTGGTCTTGACTATGAAAATTACACTTTGAATAGGCTGGCATTTTGAAAACCAGTTGCTAGGCTATGGCAGCCATGACCTGAGTGATAAACCAGTAATCCTAAAAATCATTAGGCATTAGACCTGTGCCATAAATTCACTGTATTAACTAAATTTTTTCCTCTTCGCTTCTGGCCAGTATGAAATAAAGCCTGTGATTGgtgaatctcgatttttactttattcacatCTTAGCCTCTGTCAATCTGCATCCGTCCCCACGATCTCACTCATTGCACCCTCGCTTCTATTCATTCGTATCTAACCAGCCTCTCCCATTTTTCTCTCCATCCATGATGCCTTCCCCACtccccaaaccccccccccccccccccccccacccagcTTGTATATTTGGCACACCGTTGCAGTGACAGAGCCACATTAGTCATCATCAGGGACATACAGCTGTGGAAGTACTGAGCCGGACTGATTTCTAAGCTAACGTAGTAACAAATGCAACATGTAAATCCTTGCCCTTCCCCCACTTCTAAAAATAGAAACGATACCACATACTGTAATAAAATTAACAGCTCACATAAATGACACCCTGACGTTCAATTATTCAGGCAGCAAGCGGCCACTGCGGAACAATCTCAAAAAAGCAAGAATACACTGACtgcacacaggaaaaaaaacatagtatGTTAAGTTTATATAAATGGATGGGGAGCTGGAATTAATGATAAATCATACAATTAATTATCACAAATAGACCTACCTGAAAGGGGAAGATGTTATCACTGCGGCCgactccatcatccatccaggATTTTGGGTTGAAGCCCGCGGGACTATTTCGAGGGTACTTCTGGGATGCCACGTGGTTGTTGGGGAAGGTCTTCTTCAACGGAGAGATAGAGTTGATGGGGGTCATCCCACCGTTCAGCCCACGGCGATAATCTCTGCCCTGAGATCCTCCCCAGCCGCCGCCACCACTACCATAGCCTCCTCCGGGACTCCAGGAGGTGGAGGAGccaggggagggagaggggctCTGGTAGCTGGCTGGACCCCAGGGGGACGGGGGCTTGTTCAGGCTGTTGGACAAATGGGGCAACTGGCTGAAAGCAGGATTCCTGTGCGGGAAGGGCGGTGGAGGATGTGGGGAGGCAGGGGAGCGACGATGCTGCTGGTGTTGGTTGTGGGGGTGTTGGAAGTGGGGGTGTGGTGGGGGAGCAGGGTGGTGTTGGGACAAGGCTGCTGCTGGTCCAATCTGGGGGGAGAAGTTCCCACCAAATCCTGGACTGACATGGTGCGAGAAGTTCTGGAACAGCAGGGGCCCATTGTTGGCAGAGGCGGGGTTAAAGAAGCTGACGTCCTCATTGATGATAGTTGACGGTGCCGGTGGGATGGCAGCTGACCAGTTGTTGAAGCCAGTAAGTGATGACGAGGTTGTACTGGACTGGACCTGACCAGATCCTCCAAGACCAGAGGTCTCCTGGTAATCAAAGCCTGTCAAGACAGGAGACTCAAGACGTAGCTGCTTCTCCTTTCCATTACTTCCTTCAGAGACACCACTGTCTGTCTTGACTTCCTCTGACCGGGCTTTTTCCAGTTCTGAAATGATCCCAACGCCACTTCCACCCTCCTGGTGACTCCCAGGGGACAACTGCTGCTTTTCTTGCGTTTCTTGCATTTCCTGTTGCTGCGCTTTAGGCTTCTCTGAGCCCCCCAGGATTTCGTCTTGCACGCTGTTGTGGGTGGCTGAGGCAGGGAAGAGCCAGGGAGAGCCTCCCGTCGTGCCATTCCCTGCGGCTGTAGTGCTGTTTATGAAAGCAGCAGGGCTCTGCGACACATTTTGGTGGTGGTGTGGGGGCTGCAGATGCGGGTGGATTCGGACCGGGAATGCAGACTTGTTGCCAGTGTTGTTTTGAACTAGGACTCCAAACCCGTAATCCCCCATTTGTTTtctccccccacacacaaatgCTATCCCGTGATCGTTTGGTCCTATTGAGAGAAGAGCACAGGATGGCATGCACTGAGTTAGCATTCAGCCCCTCTTTTTTAGACTATAGATCAAAGGATTTAGAAACAACTAGGTGATGGGCATTGATTTTCTGACATAATGAGGTTTTTTTCTATTAACCCTTCTTAACTGCCTCATAGAATTCCTGGACATATAATTGTTACACAATATGAATGGACTTGTTCTTGCACTGAACTATCTATCCTCATTACTCTGGTACAGTAGAAAAAAAGCCAACCAGTTAACGTTACATCTTTATCTAATTATAACCCCGTGACGTCGGCAGCTTTGTAAAGCTACAGCTGAGCTGCTGGCAGACACCAACACAGATATACTGCTGCATCCAGCCGACACATTATGCATTTGCTGACGCTTTCCTTACGCAAACCAAAGTGACAAGACGATTGAATACAAACAGTGTAAtcctaaagaaaacaaagtggcgttaaatgtatttgaatgttgAAGATATTAACAGATAACCGTCATAATGTTCAGAAGAAAACACCTCGACCTTGTTTGACAGCTGTCAGGAGTCAAACGAGAGTACAACCTCAAAAATGATCATATAAAAAGTCGAACACCGCTTTGTTAAGGCCGAAACACACCGAATGAATAATTCCACGCACAATTGTGtcgttttgatttgttttgcagtgacTGAAACAGTCGACAATGAAGCGGGTTTTAAAATCAACTCGACGTGTTAGCTGACCGAGCTAACGTTTTCCAACCgttggctaacattagctgctaAGCGTTAGCACGAATGCTAGCTGGCTGGACAGAGGCTGAAAACCCGgcgaataaaaaaaaaaaattctaatcaCCTTCTGATCACCACCTTCGACCTCGGCGAAGTCTTTGTCGAGATCCGTCCCTTGGGTTGAGAAAAAGGTAGTGTCCTTGAGAAAGTCAGGGCAAAAAGCTtttcagaggctttttttttttttgatatctGACTCGAACAGTCggtcagctctttttttttttctctctctcttctcctgacGTGTCCTGCCTGCTCAATGACACAGCTCCTCTATCTGCTGCCTCTAATCTGGACTAAATGATCACAGAGCTTTGTTAACGTGGCAGTGTGTTAGATATATTCGGCCGCGGTTCtttcccaaaaaaaaaccctattCGATTGGTTTCATTGTTCGTTTGATTTCAGTATactaactatttttttttcctacagagCCAGCCTATTCCTGTATGTGCTTCTTGGCTGCCCCTCTCTCCTGGAACCGACCGTGGCCGAATGACAGCGAGAGATCAGCCGAGACACACTTCCGCTTTTAGCACCGCCCTTCTTAACAGTGGCCACGCCTCCTGAGAGCCACACCTCGGTACAGGATTGGCCGAGCGGGCCGGCAAACCTAGCCCCCTTTTCTACAACACTTCTCGTCCATGCACCAATAATACAAACATGTCATCCGTGAGTACTGCCCACTGAGGTcagtaatgatttaaaaaaaaaaaaaaaaaatcctcccagCACGGTCCTGTCCTTTCACGATGCAGCCGGTATCAGGTCGTGAGAAAACTGAAATAACCCAACCCCCCCTCGAAAGAATCGCACtgcctcagaaaaaaaagagcatccCAGGCTTAAGCTGCTGGATATACTGTAGAAATGACAGAGACATATCACTAGactatcattttaaaatatgtttgttttttcaatgcAGTCCTTCTAGGTtaactgtgttttcatttaaaacacgTTCTACAGTTTATAGTTGAACCATAGATTCTACTTTTTGCAAACATGTGAATTTATTCTTTCTTGCTCTGACGTGGGTGCTGCAAGAGGTGACATGAACACTTGTGAAGACCTGATCAACACTACATTTAACGATGTAgttttaaacatacattttactttgtgtgtttccaaCAATGTTGGCAACAAACCTTTTAGAGATTGATATCATGATTTGactggattgttttttttttttttatcagaattgTGCACATTTCTAAATAGGTTTACAAATGTTGCACAATTTAACTGTTAGCCACAGGTTTCAGGGGCAGTTTCCAGCTCAGTACTTCCACAGCTGTATGtgccc carries:
- the cpeb4b gene encoding cytoplasmic polyadenylation element-binding protein 4b isoform X1; this translates as MGDYGFGVLVQNNTGNKSAFPVRIHPHLQPPHHHQNVSQSPAAFINSTTAAGNGTTGGSPWLFPASATHNSVQDEILGGSEKPKAQQQEMQETQEKQQLSPGSHQEGGSGVGIISELEKARSEEVKTDSGVSEGSNGKEKQLRLESPVLTGFDYQETSGLGGSGQVQSSTTSSSLTGFNNWSAAIPPAPSTIINEDVSFFNPASANNGPLLFQNFSHHVSPGFGGNFSPQIGPAAALSQHHPAPPPHPHFQHPHNQHQQHRRSPASPHPPPPFPHRNPAFSQLPHLSNSLNKPPSPWGPASYQSPSPSPGSSTSWSPGGGYGSGGGGWGGSQGRDYRRGLNGGMTPINSISPLKKTFPNNHVASQKYPRNSPAGFNPKSWMDDGVGRSDNIFPFQERTRSFDSFNMNTLESSLIDIMRAEQDTLKGRLGFPHQGSDNPLPLNARNYSRRRGHSSLFPMEDGFPDDERSDQGLAGLGSPHCFPHQNGERVERYSRKVFVGGLPPDIDEDEITASFRRFGHLFVDWPHKAESKSYFPPKGYAFLLFQDESSVQALIDACIEEDGKLYLCVSSPTIKDKPVQIRPWNLNDSDFVMDGSQPLDPRKTIFVGGVPRPLRAVELAMIMDRLYGGVCYAGIDTDPELKYPKGAGRVAFSNQQSYIAAISARFVQLQHGEIDKRVEVKPYVLDDQLCDECQGTRCGGKFAPFFCANVTCLQYYCEYCWAAIHSRAGREFHKPLVKEGGDRPRHISFRWN
- the cpeb4b gene encoding cytoplasmic polyadenylation element-binding protein 4b isoform X2, with protein sequence MGDYGFGVLVQNNTGNKSAFPVRIHPHLQPPHHHQNVSQSPAAFINSTTAAGNGTTGGSPWLFPASATHNSVQDEILGGSEKPKAQQQEMQETQEKQQLSPGSHQEGGSGVGIISELEKARSEEVKTDSGVSEGSNGKEKQLRLESPVLTGFDYQETSGLGGSGQVQSSTTSSSLTGFNNWSAAIPPAPSTIINEDVSFFNPASANNGPLLFQNFSHHVSPGFGGNFSPQIGPAAALSQHHPAPPPHPHFQHPHNQHQQHRRSPASPHPPPPFPHRNPAFSQLPHLSNSLNKPPSPWGPASYQSPSPSPGSSTSWSPGGGYGSGGGGWGGSQGRDYRRGLNGGMTPINSISPLKKTFPNNHVASQKYPRNSPAGFNPKSWMDDGVGRSDNIFPFQERTRSFDSFNMNTLESSLIDIMRAEQDTLKGRLGFPHQGSDNPLPLNGHSSLFPMEDGFPDDERSDQGLAGLGSPHCFPHQNGERVERYSRKVFVGGLPPDIDEDEITASFRRFGHLFVDWPHKAESKSYFPPKGYAFLLFQDESSVQALIDACIEEDGKLYLCVSSPTIKDKPVQIRPWNLNDSDFVMDGSQPLDPRKTIFVGGVPRPLRAVELAMIMDRLYGGVCYAGIDTDPELKYPKGAGRVAFSNQQSYIAAISARFVQLQHGEIDKRVEVKPYVLDDQLCDECQGTRCGGKFAPFFCANVTCLQYYCEYCWAAIHSRAGREFHKPLVKEGGDRPRHISFRWN